One stretch of Rosistilla oblonga DNA includes these proteins:
- a CDS encoding FtsX-like permease family protein, producing MPSPTTATVSLTPGRFVGKSFRHHWRISAAVALGVAAATAVVTGALLVGDSMRGSLRELTIERLGSIDYVLYPGQFFRAAAVDPLRSDSDQPLVDRAVPAILFSQAVVETDRAASDVVRRAGSIQVIAADAEFWDLDVEGVRPDVIPAGDQVVLNASAAAELQVDVGDLVTVRLPVEQAVPADSPLGRRESESEGLPRLEVVSIVPDRGLGRFSLQPSQQQPLAAFLPLELVQDSLDREGEANVVFIDAAGTQALQLESARAQADQIAAAMALELSDYGLKIEEIRQIFTDAEGNEKEVFDYYSLTSDRLLLPTAIAESVREELPGATEPVMTYLANAIDRIDDADQTAASVPYSIITAIDSSDAMPLEFGDYDPNDLSLPVPVVINDWTAEQLKAAVGDKIRIFYFDPETSSGKEVEQSFDAVVSGIVPITEPQTKYRRGRPPKFDEAPTVYNDPGLTPTVPGVTDQDSIDDWDLPFKLERPRSKEDDLYWDYYRLTPKAFIPLTAGQRLFGSRFGDLTSLKIRKSAVADVDALQTLVTEVADKDRNQIGFAVMPTRALQLAASKGTTPFDALFVSLSFFVIVAALMLVALLFRLGMEQRASEYGTLMAVGLSGRLVAGMALREGILVSLIGSVLGVVGGIGYAWLVLYALRNWWVGAVTVPFLRFHWSPVSLIVGIVAGTAMAAVTIWWTSRRLRSSKVSSLVGGHIDELRTESGQRRRSWAGPVAIGCFVVAILTSLSAVWLGGQAQAGAFVGGGMLLLAAIVLAVFHRLTNTKPRHVVNHSYSLFRMAMQSARRNPLRSTLSIGLLAVACFLIVSMSAFQLSPTDEGVGGFDLIGQTAMPLYRDLSDPTIRADQMGRDAEAISDAKIFGFRLKPGQDASCNNLYQASQPQVLGVPDNFTSRFSDPKVMPRFGLVGTDSDNPWELLETKASGTAEDPIPMILDQNTAMWALQMYGGVGEVKSFEYVVGKPQYFQVVGLITGSVLQGSLMIGEANFEDAFPEISGYQYYLMKAEGIDADRLAEILENRLSDSGMDVVRSRDVLARLLAVQNTYLRTFQGLGALGLLLGTFGLATVQLRSVLERRGELAVMRATGFSRQRLAGMVVLENSALLIAGIGCGLLASFAAVIPYMLIGQAKLGIVEPIAMLGIVFAVGLLAASIAVRQVLRMPLLESLRGAS from the coding sequence ATGCCCTCGCCGACAACGGCTACGGTTTCGCTGACCCCAGGCCGATTTGTAGGCAAAAGTTTTCGACACCATTGGCGTATCAGCGCCGCGGTCGCGCTAGGCGTTGCCGCTGCCACCGCTGTGGTCACGGGAGCTCTATTGGTCGGCGATTCGATGCGGGGCAGCTTGCGTGAACTGACGATCGAACGCCTCGGTTCGATCGACTATGTCCTCTATCCGGGCCAATTTTTCCGAGCCGCCGCCGTCGATCCGCTCCGCAGCGACAGCGACCAACCGTTGGTCGACCGCGCGGTCCCGGCGATCTTATTTTCGCAAGCTGTCGTGGAGACCGATCGGGCAGCCAGCGACGTCGTTCGCCGCGCCGGATCGATCCAAGTGATCGCAGCCGATGCGGAGTTCTGGGATCTCGATGTCGAAGGAGTCCGCCCCGACGTGATCCCTGCGGGGGACCAAGTGGTTCTGAACGCATCGGCCGCGGCGGAGTTGCAAGTCGACGTCGGCGATCTGGTGACGGTTCGACTGCCTGTGGAACAGGCGGTGCCGGCGGACAGTCCGCTGGGACGCCGCGAGAGTGAAAGCGAAGGCTTGCCGCGATTGGAAGTCGTCTCGATCGTTCCCGATCGCGGGCTGGGACGCTTCAGCCTGCAGCCCAGCCAACAGCAACCGCTGGCGGCGTTCCTGCCGTTGGAATTGGTGCAAGATTCGTTGGATCGCGAGGGAGAAGCAAACGTGGTCTTCATCGATGCCGCCGGGACGCAGGCGTTGCAACTGGAGTCGGCTCGCGCGCAAGCCGACCAGATCGCCGCGGCGATGGCGTTGGAACTGAGCGACTATGGATTGAAGATCGAAGAGATTCGGCAGATCTTCACCGACGCCGAGGGCAACGAAAAAGAGGTCTTCGATTATTACAGCCTGACCAGCGACCGATTGCTGCTGCCGACCGCGATCGCCGAAAGTGTCCGCGAGGAGTTGCCGGGAGCGACCGAGCCGGTGATGACTTACCTGGCCAACGCGATTGACCGGATCGACGATGCCGACCAGACCGCCGCATCGGTTCCCTATTCGATCATCACGGCGATCGATTCGAGCGACGCGATGCCGCTGGAATTTGGCGACTACGATCCCAACGATCTCAGTTTGCCGGTGCCCGTCGTGATCAACGACTGGACCGCGGAACAACTGAAGGCCGCGGTGGGAGACAAGATTCGGATCTTCTACTTCGACCCCGAGACCTCGTCGGGCAAAGAGGTCGAGCAATCGTTCGACGCGGTCGTCAGCGGGATCGTGCCGATCACCGAGCCGCAGACGAAATACCGCCGGGGACGGCCACCGAAGTTCGACGAAGCCCCCACGGTCTATAACGATCCCGGGCTGACACCGACCGTGCCGGGAGTGACCGATCAAGATTCGATCGACGATTGGGACCTGCCGTTCAAACTGGAACGGCCGCGATCGAAGGAGGACGATCTGTACTGGGACTACTATCGCTTGACCCCCAAGGCCTTCATTCCGCTCACCGCCGGGCAGCGATTGTTTGGCAGCCGGTTCGGCGATCTGACCAGTCTGAAGATTCGCAAGTCGGCGGTTGCCGACGTCGATGCGTTGCAAACTCTGGTCACCGAAGTCGCCGACAAGGATCGCAACCAGATCGGTTTCGCCGTGATGCCGACGCGGGCGCTGCAGTTGGCGGCGTCCAAGGGAACGACGCCATTCGACGCACTGTTCGTATCGCTCAGCTTCTTCGTGATCGTCGCGGCGTTGATGTTGGTCGCGCTGCTGTTTCGGTTGGGGATGGAACAACGGGCCAGCGAATACGGAACGCTGATGGCCGTTGGGCTGTCGGGCCGCCTGGTCGCCGGAATGGCGCTGCGCGAAGGAATCCTCGTCTCATTGATCGGTTCGGTGCTGGGGGTTGTCGGCGGGATCGGTTACGCGTGGCTGGTACTGTACGCGCTGCGGAACTGGTGGGTCGGGGCGGTGACCGTTCCGTTTCTGCGATTCCATTGGTCGCCGGTCAGCCTGATCGTTGGGATCGTGGCGGGGACGGCGATGGCGGCGGTCACGATTTGGTGGACCAGCCGACGGCTGCGCTCCAGCAAGGTATCAAGCTTGGTCGGCGGACATATCGACGAACTGCGGACCGAAAGCGGCCAGCGGCGGCGAAGTTGGGCGGGCCCCGTGGCGATCGGATGTTTTGTCGTGGCGATTCTGACCAGCCTCAGCGCCGTCTGGCTGGGCGGACAAGCTCAAGCCGGCGCCTTCGTCGGTGGCGGGATGTTGCTGTTGGCAGCGATCGTGCTGGCGGTTTTCCATCGATTGACAAACACCAAGCCGCGACATGTGGTAAACCACAGCTACAGCCTGTTCCGGATGGCGATGCAAAGCGCTCGACGCAATCCGTTGCGCAGCACGCTGTCGATCGGCCTGTTGGCGGTCGCTTGTTTCTTGATCGTATCGATGAGTGCGTTTCAGTTGTCGCCGACCGACGAAGGGGTCGGCGGGTTCGATCTGATCGGACAGACTGCGATGCCGTTGTATCGCGATCTCAGCGACCCGACGATCCGAGCGGATCAGATGGGGCGCGATGCCGAAGCGATCTCCGACGCCAAGATCTTTGGTTTCCGGTTGAAGCCGGGACAGGATGCCAGTTGCAACAATCTATACCAAGCATCGCAGCCTCAAGTGTTGGGGGTGCCTGACAACTTTACAAGTCGCTTCAGCGACCCCAAAGTGATGCCAAGATTCGGATTGGTGGGAACCGACAGCGACAATCCTTGGGAGCTACTGGAAACGAAAGCCAGCGGCACCGCGGAGGATCCAATCCCGATGATTCTGGACCAAAATACAGCGATGTGGGCGCTGCAGATGTATGGCGGTGTGGGGGAGGTGAAATCGTTCGAATACGTCGTCGGAAAGCCGCAATATTTTCAAGTTGTCGGCCTGATCACCGGCTCGGTTTTGCAGGGCTCGCTAATGATCGGCGAAGCGAATTTTGAGGACGCGTTTCCGGAGATCTCAGGGTATCAATATTACCTGATGAAGGCCGAGGGAATCGACGCCGATCGGCTGGCTGAAATCTTGGAAAACCGGCTGAGCGATTCGGGGATGGACGTCGTTCGCAGCCGCGATGTGTTGGCTCGCCTGTTGGCTGTGCAGAACACGTATCTTCGCACTTTCCAAGGGCTCGGCGCATTGGGACTGTTGCTGGGAACGTTCGGTTTAGCAACGGTGCAGTTGCGCAGCGTGCTGGAACGGCGTGGGGAACTGGCCGTGATGCGGGCGACAGGCTTCAGCCGGCAGCGACTGGCCGGGATGGTCGTCTTGGAGAACAGCGCGCTGTTGATCGCCGGGATTGGATGCGGTCTGTTGGCCAGTTTCGCAGCGGTGATTCCGTACATGCTGATCGGGCAGGCGAAGCTAGGAATTGTGGAGCCGATCGCGATGCTGGGGATCGTATTTGCAGTCGGCCTACTGGCCGCTTCGATTGCTGTCAGACAAGTGCTACGGATGCCGTTGTTGGAGTCGTTACGTGGCGCTTCGTAA
- the gcvP gene encoding aminomethyl-transferring glycine dehydrogenase, which translates to MQTTVKSPVNDSTGNLLDFADGFVRRHIGPSDTHIQQMLELLGFDSLDQFSDALVPEDIRLSQPLDIPSARGEHEFLGALRVIAEKNKVYRSCIGMGYTGTVTPPVILRNVLENPGWYTQYTPYQAEIAQGRLEALLNFQTMIADLTGLPLAGASLLDEATAAAEAMCMCVAIARDKKRGFWASDDCHPQTLELLQTRADGLGIDLKVGPIEEIDFNHGQGGLGGLLVQYPTTDGRIEDYAALTARAAENGCLVVASADLLALTVLTPPGEWGADICVGSAQRFGVPMGLGGPHAAFISTHEAHVRKLPGRIIGVSKDRQGNRALRMAIQTREQHIRRDKATSNICTAQALLAIISSFYGVYHGPRGLKQIADRTHAFTCALLKGLERLGHSRTSDTPFFDTIRIRLGKGRASATRQVVDAALERQINLREYADGTLGVTLDETADAALVADLLAAFNFGHYTGFDIDDLLAEAEADGMLSHGALVRTSEYMTHPIFNEHHSETQMLRYIYKLMQRDLSLAHSMIPLGSCTMKLNATSEMLPVTWAEFGQLHPFAPDTQWRGYTQMFRELESWLCEVTGFSAVSLQPNAGAQGEYAGLLVIRAYHEHNAVGENKRNVCLIPTSAHGTNPASAVMAGMHVVPVACDANGNIDMNDLKAKAADHAETLSALMVTYPSTHGVFESTIREVCDVIHRHGGQVYMDGANMNAQVGLTSPATCGADVCHLNLHKTFCIPHGGGGPGMGPIGVAEQLVPFLPGHSVARPDTAGEFAIGAVSAAPYGSPSILTISYVYIALMGAEGLKRATQVALLNANYMARRLSDKFDILYTDKNGNVAHEFIVDCREFDKSVHISIDDIAKRLMDYGFHSPTMSFPVPGTLMIEPTESEPKAELDRFCEAMLAIREEIAAIERGESDAENNPLKNAPHTMQMIGGDQWPHPYGREQAAWPKAWLRDAKFWPTVGRIDHAYGDRNLICSCPPMEEYQ; encoded by the coding sequence ATGCAAACCACTGTTAAGTCACCCGTAAATGATTCCACCGGCAACCTGTTGGACTTCGCCGACGGATTTGTGCGACGTCACATCGGCCCGTCGGACACTCACATCCAACAGATGCTGGAACTGCTGGGCTTCGATTCGCTGGATCAGTTCTCCGACGCGTTGGTTCCCGAGGACATTCGGTTGAGCCAACCTCTGGACATTCCGTCGGCTCGCGGCGAGCACGAGTTCTTGGGTGCGTTGCGGGTGATCGCCGAAAAGAACAAGGTCTACCGTTCGTGCATCGGTATGGGTTACACGGGGACCGTTACGCCGCCGGTGATCCTACGGAACGTGCTCGAGAATCCGGGTTGGTACACGCAGTACACTCCCTACCAAGCGGAGATCGCTCAGGGACGGCTCGAAGCGCTGCTGAACTTTCAAACGATGATCGCCGACTTAACCGGCTTGCCTTTGGCGGGAGCAAGCTTGTTGGACGAAGCGACCGCGGCAGCCGAAGCGATGTGCATGTGCGTGGCGATTGCTCGCGACAAGAAACGCGGCTTCTGGGCGTCGGACGACTGCCATCCGCAGACGCTGGAACTGCTGCAAACGCGAGCCGACGGATTGGGGATCGACCTGAAGGTCGGCCCGATCGAAGAGATCGACTTCAACCACGGCCAAGGAGGACTCGGCGGGTTGTTGGTTCAATATCCAACCACCGATGGTCGGATCGAAGACTATGCCGCGTTGACAGCGCGAGCGGCCGAAAACGGTTGCTTGGTCGTCGCGTCGGCCGATCTATTGGCCCTGACCGTGCTGACGCCACCGGGTGAATGGGGAGCGGATATCTGCGTCGGCAGCGCCCAGCGATTTGGCGTTCCGATGGGCTTGGGCGGACCACACGCCGCCTTCATTTCGACCCACGAAGCCCATGTCCGCAAGCTTCCCGGGCGGATCATCGGCGTCTCGAAGGATCGCCAAGGCAACCGCGCGTTGCGGATGGCGATCCAAACGCGAGAACAACACATCCGCCGCGACAAGGCGACCAGCAACATCTGCACGGCGCAAGCGCTGCTGGCGATCATCAGTTCGTTTTACGGAGTCTATCACGGGCCGCGCGGCTTAAAACAGATCGCCGACCGAACGCATGCCTTCACGTGTGCGTTGCTGAAGGGACTCGAGCGACTGGGGCACTCGCGAACCAGCGACACACCCTTTTTCGACACGATCCGGATCCGGTTGGGCAAAGGGCGTGCGAGCGCGACGCGTCAGGTTGTCGATGCAGCGCTGGAACGTCAGATCAATCTTCGCGAATACGCCGACGGCACGTTGGGCGTGACGTTGGACGAAACCGCCGACGCGGCGTTGGTCGCCGATCTGTTGGCCGCTTTCAACTTTGGCCACTACACCGGGTTCGATATCGACGATCTGCTGGCCGAAGCGGAAGCCGACGGCATGCTGTCGCATGGTGCACTGGTGCGGACCAGCGAATACATGACGCACCCGATCTTCAACGAACACCACAGCGAAACGCAAATGCTGCGTTACATCTACAAACTGATGCAACGCGATCTCTCGTTGGCACACAGCATGATCCCGCTCGGTTCGTGCACGATGAAGTTGAACGCGACAAGCGAGATGCTGCCGGTGACCTGGGCCGAATTTGGGCAACTGCATCCGTTTGCTCCCGACACGCAGTGGCGCGGCTACACACAGATGTTCCGCGAACTGGAAAGCTGGTTGTGCGAAGTGACCGGATTTTCGGCGGTCAGCCTGCAACCCAACGCCGGTGCTCAAGGCGAATACGCCGGGCTGTTGGTGATCCGGGCGTACCACGAACACAACGCCGTCGGCGAGAACAAGCGGAACGTCTGCCTGATCCCCACCTCGGCTCACGGCACCAACCCGGCGTCGGCGGTGATGGCGGGAATGCATGTTGTGCCGGTCGCTTGCGACGCCAACGGCAACATCGACATGAACGACCTGAAAGCGAAAGCTGCCGATCATGCCGAGACGCTGTCGGCACTGATGGTCACCTACCCATCGACGCACGGCGTTTTCGAATCGACGATCCGCGAAGTTTGCGACGTGATCCACCGTCACGGCGGACAGGTCTATATGGACGGTGCCAACATGAACGCACAAGTCGGACTGACCAGCCCGGCAACGTGTGGCGCCGATGTCTGCCACTTGAACCTGCACAAGACGTTCTGCATCCCGCACGGCGGTGGCGGCCCCGGAATGGGACCGATCGGCGTGGCAGAGCAATTGGTGCCGTTCCTGCCCGGCCACAGTGTCGCTCGTCCCGACACGGCGGGTGAGTTTGCGATCGGTGCCGTCTCGGCGGCTCCTTACGGCAGCCCCAGCATCCTGACGATCAGCTACGTCTACATCGCGTTGATGGGTGCCGAGGGACTGAAGCGAGCGACGCAGGTCGCGCTGCTAAACGCCAACTACATGGCCCGTCGACTTTCCGATAAATTCGACATCCTGTACACCGACAAAAACGGAAACGTCGCCCACGAGTTCATCGTCGATTGTCGCGAGTTCGACAAATCGGTGCACATCAGCATCGACGATATCGCCAAGCGTCTGATGGACTACGGATTCCATAGCCCGACGATGTCATTTCCCGTTCCGGGAACGTTGATGATCGAACCGACCGAAAGCGAACCGAAGGCGGAACTGGATCGGTTCTGCGAGGCGATGCTGGCGATCCGCGAAGAGATCGCAGCCATCGAGCGGGGCGAGAGCGATGCGGAGAACAATCCGCTGAAGAACGCACCGCACACGATGCAGATGATCGGCGGCGACCAATGGCCACATCCGTACGGTCGCGAACAAGCGGCGTGGCCCAAGGCGTGGCTGCGGGATGCGAAATTCTGGCCGACCGTGGGGCGAATCGATCACGCCTATGGCGACCGCAACCTGATCTGCTCCTGCCCGCCGATGGAAGAGTACCAATAG
- a CDS encoding response regulator transcription factor produces MPLELADRLRIELQHQNWEMVSHQSPETLLSQPSEQRYGCAVIYNWSDGRESLELIHRLRALKVPTQIVLVVVEAVATIIARAAHGGATDVLQANQPAAELRDAIANAIEIDRVERPRAIESLQQRERLESLSEGERDVLRLVLEGLPNKVIAARLDVSQRTVEARRHKLFLKTGTTSIAELVRMVVQLGG; encoded by the coding sequence ATGCCGCTCGAGCTCGCAGACCGGCTGCGAATAGAACTACAGCATCAGAACTGGGAAATGGTCAGCCACCAATCGCCCGAGACGTTGCTGTCGCAGCCATCGGAACAGCGGTACGGATGCGCGGTGATCTACAACTGGTCCGACGGTCGCGAATCGCTGGAATTGATCCATCGTCTGCGGGCATTAAAAGTTCCCACTCAGATCGTGTTGGTCGTCGTCGAAGCTGTCGCGACGATCATCGCTCGCGCAGCTCACGGCGGAGCGACCGATGTGCTGCAAGCCAATCAACCCGCGGCGGAGCTGCGAGATGCGATCGCCAACGCGATTGAAATCGATCGCGTCGAACGGCCGCGAGCGATCGAATCGCTGCAGCAGCGGGAGCGATTGGAATCGCTGTCCGAAGGCGAACGCGATGTGTTGCGATTGGTGCTGGAAGGCCTGCCGAACAAAGTCATCGCCGCCCGTTTGGACGTCAGCCAACGGACTGTCGAAGCCCGCCGCCACAAGCTGTTCTTAAAGACCGGCACGACATCGATCGCCGAACTAGTGCGGATGGTCGTCCAGCTGGGCGGCTGA
- a CDS encoding chromosome condensation protein: protein MATVEQSPPPVKVRPPRTLPLNLTPFEDYMIWDDRPEYPMTFVVQMEFAGTIDREAIEAALPEALERHPLLQAIVQPAKGNRDCWVNAPQPEIAIDWADLAKPIDLPAGEAIDLRQDVGLRIWIRSDENQATITTQFHHATCDGIGAYQFLGDWLWFYASHVGQPIDEPLPPLDVKALRQRNRNSFDVENYRLPDGKLDTAETKALGWQCITGVQALAKPRAMQPEENPRALFPGLCGFEFDKKVYKDLRHVAERRGQSTNELLIERLLVTLRQWNQMQGDRGRRDLCIMMPMDLREIESRMATAANLVTYALIRRKQSECTESEALIDSIRQEMVMLKRNRLRTPFMSMIAHMQRYPTWLKRWLSSRRCMATAILSNTGDPTKRFSVAFPRVKGLLQAGNLSMTDIVGVPPMRSGTRLTISIFTYRRVLKICMRCDSHLYSTAQTEALSNEYRASIQRLLDAPVEA from the coding sequence ATGGCTACCGTTGAACAATCGCCGCCGCCGGTCAAAGTCCGTCCGCCGCGAACTCTGCCGCTTAATCTGACTCCGTTCGAAGACTACATGATCTGGGACGATCGGCCCGAATATCCGATGACCTTCGTGGTTCAGATGGAATTCGCTGGAACGATCGACCGCGAGGCGATCGAAGCGGCATTGCCCGAAGCTCTGGAACGCCATCCGCTGCTGCAAGCCATCGTGCAACCAGCCAAAGGAAATCGCGACTGCTGGGTCAACGCGCCGCAGCCGGAGATCGCGATCGACTGGGCCGACCTGGCCAAACCGATCGATCTGCCAGCCGGGGAAGCGATCGATTTGCGGCAAGACGTGGGACTGCGGATCTGGATTCGCAGCGACGAGAACCAAGCGACCATCACGACTCAGTTCCATCACGCCACATGCGATGGCATCGGCGCGTATCAGTTCCTCGGCGACTGGCTGTGGTTCTATGCGTCGCACGTCGGCCAACCGATCGACGAACCGCTACCGCCACTGGATGTCAAAGCGCTGCGTCAGCGGAACCGGAACAGTTTTGATGTCGAAAACTATCGCCTGCCCGATGGCAAACTGGACACCGCCGAAACGAAAGCTCTCGGCTGGCAATGCATAACCGGCGTGCAAGCTCTCGCTAAACCGCGGGCGATGCAGCCGGAAGAGAATCCCCGTGCCCTATTCCCCGGATTGTGTGGGTTTGAGTTCGACAAAAAGGTCTACAAAGATCTCCGCCACGTTGCCGAGCGACGCGGGCAATCGACTAACGAATTGTTGATCGAACGATTGTTGGTCACGCTGCGCCAGTGGAACCAGATGCAAGGGGATCGAGGCCGCCGCGATCTGTGCATCATGATGCCGATGGATCTGCGCGAGATCGAGAGCCGGATGGCGACGGCTGCGAATCTAGTTACCTACGCTCTGATCCGACGCAAACAATCCGAGTGCACCGAATCCGAAGCGTTGATCGATTCGATTCGCCAAGAGATGGTGATGCTAAAGCGGAACCGGCTACGGACGCCGTTCATGAGCATGATCGCCCACATGCAGCGTTATCCGACCTGGCTGAAACGCTGGCTCAGTTCGCGGCGGTGCATGGCGACGGCGATCCTATCGAACACCGGCGACCCGACCAAACGCTTTAGCGTCGCGTTCCCACGCGTCAAAGGACTGCTGCAAGCGGGCAACCTGTCGATGACCGACATCGTTGGGGTGCCGCCGATGCGATCGGGCACGCGGCTGACGATTTCGATCTTCACCTACCGCCGCGTGCTGAAGATCTGCATGCGTTGCGATTCGCACCTCTATTCGACGGCGCAAACCGAAGCCTTGTCGAACGAATATCGAGCGTCGATCCAACGACTGCTGGACGCACCGGTGGAAGCTTAG
- a CDS encoding DUF5682 family protein: MSAIDTASLCHVFGVRHLSPMGAWQLRQFLDQVQPQVVLIEGPCDAEGLLDDVVRKGTVPPIGILAFSNSVPVRTFVYPLARYSPEYQAILWAKENKADCEFIDLPSDIFLGLQDREHRRIAEAIIASKKDAQPDAASPDPAATDADDDPAVGEPAIEPIVSRGSLYQQLAALAGEEHYESYWERNFEHNTCLDSYRKTSMEFGRNLREIESDTAADAAENLVREAFMRRQIQAAIDRGVAPDKIVAIVGAYHAPVLSAEFPPMSDQELEQLPRLESNLTLMPYSYFRLSSQSGYGAGNEAPAYFELLWEALSARELSHLPARYLSMVVRYQRDAGTHRSTAEVIEAVRLANSLSALKAGMAPTLNDLRDAAVTLIGHGQRSSVAESLAQVDVGTAIGSLPEGVSQTSIQADFNQQLTALKLVKYRTAVRQVLSIDLRENRRAKTAAAAFLDLHRSSFLHRLHLLGINFASPVASRQQASTWSEKWDLQWTPESEITLVESVLLGETIELAAGFKFKTLLDEATTVAQAASAVAIACRCGMMEAMDQARGRLQALAAESSDFTAVAGAAAELASLVKYGDVRQFDAAPLRPLIETLFVQGALALMSVANCDNDAARDLIASIDALNRVALEFHDLVDEPLWIAELHGLSDSDDRNPLLSGYACAMLLERDQIDNARLAREVSRRLSPGAPADLGAGWFEGLSRRNRYALLARQPLWQQLADYVESLDDEQFRRALVFLRRAFGEFSPQEKQSIAENLGQHWGVDQDLASEVLNQPLSESESEALDELNDFDFGEF; the protein is encoded by the coding sequence ATGTCTGCGATCGATACGGCTTCCCTTTGCCACGTTTTTGGCGTGCGGCATCTGTCGCCGATGGGGGCGTGGCAGCTGCGGCAATTCCTCGATCAAGTGCAGCCGCAGGTCGTGCTGATCGAAGGCCCCTGCGACGCGGAGGGTCTGTTGGACGACGTCGTTCGCAAGGGAACGGTTCCGCCGATTGGGATCCTCGCCTTCTCCAACTCGGTCCCCGTGCGAACGTTTGTCTACCCGCTGGCCCGCTACAGCCCCGAGTATCAGGCGATCCTGTGGGCCAAGGAAAATAAAGCCGATTGCGAGTTCATCGACTTGCCCAGCGATATCTTCCTCGGGTTGCAAGATCGCGAACATCGACGGATCGCCGAAGCGATCATCGCTTCGAAAAAAGATGCTCAGCCCGATGCCGCCTCGCCCGATCCGGCAGCAACCGACGCAGACGACGATCCGGCGGTCGGCGAACCGGCGATCGAACCGATCGTTTCGCGTGGCTCGTTGTATCAACAGTTAGCAGCATTGGCGGGCGAAGAGCATTACGAGAGTTATTGGGAGCGGAACTTCGAGCACAACACATGTCTCGATTCGTATCGCAAGACATCGATGGAGTTCGGACGCAATCTGCGTGAGATCGAATCGGACACCGCGGCCGATGCGGCGGAGAATCTGGTTCGCGAAGCGTTCATGCGGCGGCAGATCCAAGCCGCGATCGATCGTGGCGTCGCGCCCGACAAGATCGTTGCGATCGTCGGTGCCTATCACGCACCGGTGTTGTCGGCAGAGTTTCCGCCGATGAGCGATCAGGAATTGGAACAGCTGCCGCGGCTGGAGAGCAATCTGACGCTGATGCCCTATTCTTACTTCCGACTGTCGAGCCAATCGGGCTACGGCGCGGGGAACGAAGCTCCCGCGTACTTCGAGTTGTTGTGGGAGGCGTTGTCGGCGCGGGAATTATCCCATCTGCCCGCCCGCTACCTGTCGATGGTCGTCCGGTACCAACGCGATGCCGGAACGCACCGCTCGACGGCTGAGGTGATCGAAGCGGTCCGGTTGGCCAATTCGCTATCGGCATTAAAAGCGGGGATGGCACCGACGCTCAACGATCTCCGCGACGCAGCGGTCACGCTGATCGGGCACGGCCAACGGTCGAGCGTCGCCGAATCGCTGGCTCAAGTCGATGTCGGGACGGCGATCGGCAGCCTTCCCGAAGGCGTTTCACAGACATCGATCCAAGCCGACTTTAACCAGCAGTTGACCGCACTGAAGTTAGTCAAATACCGGACGGCGGTTCGGCAGGTGTTGTCGATCGATCTGCGAGAGAACCGCCGCGCGAAGACCGCTGCGGCAGCCTTCTTGGACCTGCATCGATCCAGCTTCCTGCATCGGCTGCATCTGCTGGGGATCAACTTTGCGTCCCCCGTTGCCTCGCGGCAGCAGGCGTCGACGTGGAGCGAGAAGTGGGATTTGCAGTGGACTCCCGAATCGGAGATCACGCTTGTCGAATCGGTGCTGTTGGGCGAGACGATCGAATTGGCAGCCGGTTTCAAATTCAAGACGCTGTTGGACGAAGCAACAACGGTCGCGCAAGCCGCTTCGGCGGTGGCGATCGCGTGTCGCTGCGGCATGATGGAGGCGATGGATCAGGCTCGCGGGCGGTTGCAGGCGTTGGCGGCCGAATCGAGCGACTTCACCGCCGTCGCCGGCGCGGCGGCTGAATTGGCCAGTCTGGTAAAGTATGGCGACGTCCGCCAGTTCGACGCGGCGCCGCTGCGTCCATTGATCGAAACGTTGTTTGTGCAAGGAGCGTTGGCGCTGATGTCGGTCGCCAATTGCGATAACGACGCCGCTCGCGATCTGATTGCGTCGATCGACGCCCTCAACCGCGTCGCGCTCGAATTTCACGATCTGGTCGACGAACCGCTGTGGATCGCTGAGTTGCATGGTTTAAGCGATAGCGACGATCGCAATCCGTTGCTCAGCGGGTACGCATGTGCAATGCTGTTGGAGCGCGATCAGATCGACAACGCGCGGTTGGCTCGCGAGGTCTCGCGGCGACTGTCCCCCGGCGCGCCGGCTGATCTCGGCGCCGGTTGGTTCGAAGGCCTCTCGCGACGGAATCGATACGCGCTGCTGGCTCGGCAACCGCTGTGGCAGCAATTGGCCGATTATGTGGAGTCGTTGGACGACGAACAGTTCCGTCGGGCGTTGGTCTTCCTGCGGCGTGCGTTCGGTGAATTCAGCCCGCAAGAAAAACAATCGATCGCCGAAAACCTGGGCCAGCACTGGGGCGTCGATCAGGACCTGGCAAGCGAAGTGTTAAACCAACCGCTCTCGGAATCGGAGTCCGAAGCGCTCGATGAGCTGAACGATTTTGACTTTGGCGAGTTTTAA